CCTCCGCTTCCTGAGACCTCATCTTCGTCCAAGATGCGCTGTACTGGAAGCATGTTGTCCACTTCGCTGATAGTGTGTCATTGCAGCTGGGACAAATGAGAAGCTTCTTTGCTGGATCCGCAGCGTTATCCCATGTTCGACCAGTCAAGCTCGTCCATGAAGCCTCGGCTTGCGGGCCGGCCTCGTATGCAAATGACTCCGAGTTGATAGATGCAGCCACTACGTCCCACGGCATGGAAGTGTACCACAGCGGCATCTTGCCATATCGGATACAATCCTCAAGATACGCCCGCGGGTTCAGCATGTATGAATGCCACACCATCAGCACATCGACAGGTGGTAGGTTGTGCCTATCAAGCTGAATCTTTTTCCCATTCGTGTAATCTAATTTGACCAGCCAGCCTCGACGACCAGCGAACTCCAGTTCAGTGCGGGTGGGCATTGGTGCTTCAGGCGTGACCGCGGCCCACCATGCCTCAAAGCGGTCGACAGCGCGTTGAACATAGATTCCCCATCGCTTCTCGGCAAGCTTTGCGAGTAGTTCTGCGCTCTTCTCGTCTTGCGTGTTGACACAATCGGTGACGAGGCTGTCTTGAATTCCAAAAAGACGATCCTGCGATCCAATCGTCTGCTTCAGTCGGTAGAAGCATTCTAGGACCTTCAGATGGGCAATGCACTCTTCGCTCTCAGGTAATCCTTCTTGAGAATGGTGCGATATGCTCAAATTGCTGAAGCCAGCTGTCATGTCAGGAGGGTTGATGGCATTCTCGCGGTCATATTCCGGCGGGTTCTGCTGATATTCTGGAGGTGGCGACGAGGTCGATGAAGATGAGTTGTTGCGTTCGGCTTCAGCCAGGGCCTGTTTTTCCTTGTTTGAGGGCGAGAATAATTTCGATAATCTGTTAGGCATGGTGAGGGTTGTGATGGAGAATCTAGGCGTGTTGTGCCATGAAGGTGTTGTCCGAAGTAGACGATGACAAGGAAAGAGTTGACAACTTAAGTGGCAAGCACAGTCCTGATCTGAAGGAGCCTCAGGATGTTCGGCATGGCGGAGCGAGGGTCGTGCTACACAGATGACCTCCGAACAGAGAAGTGATCTGGTCGTTTTGCAAGCCGCCGCTCGGCACAGTAGATGACCATGTGGACGGAGAGTGGTGGGTGAAAGATCGCAGGATTATAGGCGGGCGGCTTAGCTTTCGCTGGAATGGAGCTAGCAGGAGCATATGGACCCTAGCTGAGGCTTAGACACATCACGTGTCGATGGTGGCAGCCACCAAGCTGCTCAGCCAGTAATGTTGATGCTTTGTTCGAGTACGAAGCAGTGTCGGTTGCTGTAATCCTTCGCCTACCGGTTGATATGTACACATGGCGTTTGATCGCTTGCATGTAGGGTGTGCAATTGGGCAATGCCTCGCTACGTCGGTGTTTTGACATTGTATCTCTATTCATAGCGCTGTACTGCTTCATGATCATAGGACGCTGCTGTGCGATGTCGCTGGCAGCCGCACTGTCCCACAACGGAGCAATGTTCGTAGCACGCCCCGGCATTTTGCAACGGCCCACGACGATCAGGTGTCGCGTGACGGTCAGCTTGGAGCGGATGTGCTGCAGCGGTGGTGCAGACATAGTCTCGAAGGCGTGCATCAATCCCAGTCATCGTCACATGTGAAGCAGCTCGGCAAAGCTTTGAATGCTGTATGCGCCCAGCTTGTGTGCACAATCAGAGCGCCTTGCCCATGAACTTGCGTTTCGAGAAGCTGAGCCACCACTATATTCATGGTTAGCTTCTTGCTCGCGAGGAAGGTCCTCAAAGCACCACTCATGGCTTGTTCAAAAAATGTCCTTACCTTGCTCGGCTGACCACTTGGATCTGTGTACACTCTGTTCAACAGCCTCACCGCCAACTCCTGCCTCATCTGCATAACATACTGCCTCAACACCTCTGCCTCATTCCTATCCCGCGGCGGCTCGAACATCTGGTTAAGCGGAAATGCTGCATCGCCCGGAATCGCAAAGTTGTTGTCCAACGCCGTGTTCATGACTGCCTTCTCTGCATCTCTCCGTGCCATGCCAGGCTTGATCTTACTCAGTGCCTCGCTGACGTATAGGATGCCATAGATCAGAACACGATCGGCGGGCCCTTTGATCTCGAAGTTGCGGAAGAAAGTGTTTGCGCGGAAGAGTTGTAGTACCTCGTCTAGAGGGTCGTAGCTTTCGTTGCTTGCTTCGACGTCGAGCTCGGAGACGCCGGCTAGTGCTGGGAGTTGTTGTGCTGGGCCTCGGGTTCTTGTGCGGAGTGGTAGGAGTGCGAAGTTGCCGATTAGCTGTTGGTTTGGCTCGTCCAGGAAGACGGAGTGGTAGGCAGGCATTGTGGTGTATTGCGCCTACGTAGGCCGCCGGGGGTGTGTGTGAGCGTCGGATTCAGTCTAGATCTTGGTAGACAGGCAGTGTCCGGCCGATGACTGCTTGGACGAATTACAGGTGAGCTCTGTGGTGGCGTGAGGCAGTGTGGAAGGTCTCAATGTGTCGTCGAGTGTGCTGTTGGTGCATGCAGCCGGAACAAATGCTCGTGCCTGTTGACGGTTGCGAAGGGTGTGGGGGCGAGCTTCCTGTCGTCGGCGGACGCATCCTTGCACCAATGCAGACTGCTGCCAGCCTGCTACACCACTGCCACTCCATCTCCGACACTCCACACACTGCAGCACCGATTCGCGCATCGACATCGACATCTACACTGCACAACCCGAGCAACGAGCTCCCCTTCGATACCACTCCGCCGATAGTCCGCCTCGACAGGCGGCAAAGCACTTGCGACTATGAAGCCCGTCGTTTCGGCCTTTAACGCATGGTCATGGTGAGGATAACCGGATATACACTACGGGGAGACTGTAGCTGAGACATATACAGCATCGTCATATCCCTCTTCGGCATAAT
Above is a window of Fulvia fulva chromosome 6, complete sequence DNA encoding:
- a CDS encoding Actin-related protein 2/3 complex subunit 3, which produces MPAYHSVFLDEPNQQLIGNFALLPLRTRTRGPAQQLPALAGVSELDVEASNESYDPLDEVLQLFRANTFFRNFEIKGPADRVLIYGILYVSEALSKIKPGMARRDAEKAVMNTALDNNFAIPGDAAFPLNQMFEPPRDRNEAEVLRQYVMQMRQELAVRLLNRVYTDPSGQPSKWWLSFSKRKFMGKAL